The genome window TGAGGTGAAGCATGGCTTTGAAAGGGGTGTAATCCAGGTTATACCAGTAGGCTTCTACGTTTTCTCCGGTGTCGGGCAACACCCGGCAATAGCCGGGCACATCAAATGTAAACGGCGCGGCAGAATCCCATGTGCGGTAACTTTTTTCCGGAAATTCGATCCGGAAATATCCTTTTGGGCGGGGCGAAAGCTCTTCTTCGAAGCAGCCGGCCAAAGTCAGTGCAAGTATGCACGTAAGCGGGAGCAGGAGCCTTTTCATGAAGACAGCGTGATTTTGATACGTTTAATTTTCCTGTTATCGGCCGATTCGATAGTGAATTGCAGCGTTTTGTAAGTCAATACATCACCCTTTTTTGGAATCCTTCCGGTGTATTCCAATAAAAATCCGGCGAGGGTGTCGGAATCTCCTTTTACGTTCTCAAAAAGATCAGATTCAAGGTTCAGAATCCGGCAAAGGTCGTTGAGCTGAACCCTTCCTTCAAAAACATAACTGAAGTCGTCCAGCTTCGAGTAGATCACGTCTTCAACATCAAATTCATCATTGATCTCTCCCACAATCTCCTCGATGATATCTTCCAGTGTTACCAGTCCGGTGGTACCGCCGTATTCATCCACAATGATTGCCATGTGGATCTTTTTCCCCTGAAATTCACGCAGGAGATCGTCGATCATTTTCGATTCGGGAATGAAAAAGGGTTCCCTGACAAGCGTTTGCCAGTTGAATTCCGGTTCCCGGTCCAGGTACGCCAGCAGATCTTTGATATAAAGAATACCTACAATTTTATCCACCGAATCTTTATAGACCGGCATACGTGAAAATCCTGAAGACAATATGAATTGCATTAACTTCTGAAAGTCCATGTTCTGATCTGCACAAACCATGTCCGGACGTGGTTTCATAATCTGCTTCACGTCCATTTTACCGAAGCGTACGATCCCACGAAGTAATTTTTTTTCTGTTTCGGGTGTCTCCTTGTTTGTGGTAAGTTCCAGCGCCTCCGATAACTCTTCAACGGACAATGTCCGGGGTTTGGCCTTGACCAAGCGTTCAGTGATCCAGGACGAATAAAGGAGTATACGGGATAATGGATAAAAGATTTTTTCCATAATCCCAACAACATGCACGAGCCGGTGTGCGACCTGTACAGACTTAAAATTGGAGTAGACTTTAGGTATTACTTCACTGAGAAGAAGGAGGATAAAGGTTACACCTACTACCTGGATCAAAAATCCAAGCAAGGGACGATCGGAGAAATCGAAGAGGGAGTTAAATAAGTAGGTGCTGGCAAGGATCGTTGAAATGTTTACCAGATTGATGCCTATGAGCATTGTGGCCAGGAGCATTTTCGGCCGCCCCAGCAGTTCTCTCACTTTTTCAGCACTAACCGGGTGTTTTTCGTTCAGCTCTTCTGTTTCCTTTGGGCCAAGTGAAAACAGCGCTACCTCCGCGGCCGAAAGGCATGCCGAGAAAAAGATCATTACGCAAATAAAAACGGCGAGGAGGATCAAAAGGGCAGATCTTCAGCGTTGTTTCCGGTGGTATTCGGACTCGACTGGTTCGGATTCGGCTCTGATTTTGACGTTGGGTCCTCGTCGCGTTTACGGCTGAGAATTGTGAAATTTTCTCCCACAATTTCCGTAATGTATTTTTTGTTTCCCTCCTCACCCCAGGAACGGGTACGAAGTCGTCCCTCTAAATAGATCTGAGTTCCTTTCCGGAGATATTTTTCGGCTACTTCGGCCAGACTTCTCCATAAAACAATATTATGCCATTCGGTTTGTTCAACCCGTTGCCCGGTTTTATCCTTATAGGTTTCGGAAGTGGCCATGGGGAAGTTCGCCACTTTAACCCCTTCGCTCAGGGTTCTTACCTCCGGATCTTTTCCAAGGTTTCCCAGTAAAATCACTTTGTTAACTCCTGCCATAGCGTGTCTTGAATTTGGTTTAACAAACCTACTGAAAGATCAGAGATCGTACAACCTGATTTTAGAACCTTTTTAAACTATTTCCTGTTGGAGACGCTTCATTCTCAGGCGATTCAGGAGGAGGGAGGAGAGGAGTAAATTCAGTTTAGAACCAGTTGGCGTAACAAGGACCTGAATTCCCAACTTTGCCTTATGAACGAGCAGATACTTTACGCGGCCTGGGAGCATCGCTGGTACAAGGCTGGGCCTCTTCGTACCACCTGCGGCGAATCATTGGAAATTCTGCGGGCCGGTGTCCGGAACGAGCATTCCGGTCCTGATTTTTCCGATGCCCGGATCCGCATCGGGAACACCTTGTGGGCAGGAAATGTAGAAATGCATGTGAAGTCTTCAGACTGGGAGCAACATGGTCACCGGACGGATGCGTCCTATAACAACGTGGTGCTGCATGTGGTATTTGAACATGACAAGGATATTTTCACAAAAGCAGGAACTAAGATCCCCGCGCTGGAACTGAAGGAGATGCTGGATCCGGACTTGCTTCGGGAATGCCTGGAGTTTACGCACCGATCCGGATGGCTGCAGTGCAGTGGCAGACTTAAGGAGGTAAGTCCTGTAAAATGGACGCTTTGGCTGGAACGGTTGGCCGTGCTGCGGCTGGAGGAAAAGGTAGAAGTCATCCGGCAGCGGTTGCAGCAAACAAACAACGACTGGGAAGAAACCTTATACCGAACGCTGGCTTCGGCATATGGTTTCAGGGTAAATTCTCCTCCCATGGAGATGCTGGCCGGCGCAATTCCCTGGAAAATACTTCGGCGGTATGCAGGAAACTCGCTGGTTTACGAAAGCATATTATATGGTGCGGCCGGAATGCTGAATGGTTTCTTTGCGGATGAATATCCCCGAAAGCTTCAAAACGAGTTTATTTTTTTTCGCATGAAGCATGAATTGAATATTCTTCCGGAAGCAACCTGGAAGTTGATGCGACTTCGCCCGAGAAATTTTCCCACTATTCGCATTTCCCAATTCGCACGCATGTTGTCTTCGCATCCCCATCTGCTGGAGGAAATACAAACCCTGGACGACCCGGAGTGCGTAACCGGTATTTTTACGGAAGCCGCATCGGATTACTGGAAAGAACATTATTTGTTCGATCGCGTGGCGGGAAGGATTTCACCGGCCATGGGATGGGAGTCGGCCAGTTTGCTGCTGATCAATGCGGTAGTTCCTTTTTTATTTTTGTACGGGAAAGAAAAGGGAGATCAGCGGTTCACGGAACGGGCCATGCGGTTCCTGGAACACACCGGGGCAGAGAACAATTCCGCAATGCGTGCATGGAAGGAGCATGGAGTTAAACCGCATAATGCACTGCAGTCGCAGGCTTTATTGCATCTGAAGGGAAGATACTGCTCAGAGGCGCGATGCCTTAGCTGTTCGGTGGGAATAGGACTGTTGTCCTCCCGTAAGCCGCTTTCTGCATAATGTCTTTCCGGGGGCAGGGAAATATCGGGGGCAGTGGAGTATCTTTACTCCTTCAGCAGCTTTCCGGTTTGTTTACCGGTTTCGGGAAGTTGCTGACCAATGGGACGCTCCGGTTCAGTTATACCGCTGGACGGATCGTATTTGTATATGGTTCCACCTGTACCTACAGCATACTCGATGGTGAGACTTGGAAAACCAAGGGAATTAAAAGTGGAGGAACTTGAATAGCTTAAGGTCCAGGTTTAACCTCCATTGCTGGTATTTAATTGCGTCAGACCTGCCAGCACGATACACAATGAGAAAGAATTGCTTATACAAGAATATTGCAAAACAAGGAGACCTGCAAATGATCCGGCGCCTAAAATGCGCCATTTCCACTTCCGTACCGGATTTATGTTCAGTTTTGGTCTGTTGTTGCCCTGGTACAGTTCTCCTGAAACCCCAGGTAAGGAGGTAAGATCAGATCAAAAGATTTTCAAGCCCGTCAGCTCAGTGAACAGCAACCTTGAAACTACCCAGCTTTTCGCTGGTGGCAGAAAAGATCAGGCCATGATAAAGGCCGGGAGATAATACACTGCTTCTTACCCTAAGGGTTACCTCCCCGTTTCTGTTTTCCATTGGTGCTGAAAAAGCCAGCCGGCCGCTGAGGTCGTACAGCTTCAGTGTGCACGCGGTATGTAGTGAGTGATGAAAGGAGAGAGTAACATTGAAATGATCTGCCGCAGGATTCGGATAAACAATGGTGCTGAAAACAATGCCATCCGATTCCCAAACCGAAGTATTCTGCGGGCTGTATTTGATCACATGATAATCTTCGTTTACTACCGAAGTGGAAGGATCCACATCTCCGGATCCTGCGATATATACACTGCCATCGTCCAGCACCTCCACCGCTTTTGATTCGTCCATTCCGTTCCCTAATGCATCATGAGTAACCAGCCACATCTGAGTACCTGCGGAGTTGTATTTGATCGTGATCATATCGCGGTTGGTGCTGTTAATAGACTTGTACCCTGTAATATATACGTTGAGTGTATCATCGAGCGCAATATCCGCCCCCCTGTCGTCTACATTACCGCTTCCCGCATACCGCATAACCCATTGCTGAACACCTGCGGAGTTGTACTTAATGGTGGCAATGTCGTTGAGCGCGGTTTGATTTCCGTTACCCTGACTTTGACCTGTGATATAGACGTTACCGAGAGAGTCAGCGATGAGTCCGTTCACTTCCTCGTATTTGACATTTGTATTCACGTCGGTGTATCCGTATCCGGTAGCCCACATTTGCACACCGGTTGAGGCGTTGAGACGCAAGGTGATATAGTCGAACCAGTAACCGGAAACAAAGGAGCGTCCTGCTACAAATATATTTCCGTTTTTATCCTGTGTTATAAGCTTGCCGAAGTCGTTATCGTTGGCGGTGCCGTTATACGTGTTTGTCCAGAGGGTGCTTCCATTAGAGGAGCTGAGTTTCTTGGTGACGATATCCGACAGCGTTCCATTGATATCATTGGCGGAACCGGTAACAACAGGATTTCCGGCCGCATCCACTACAAGATCCGTTGCATCATCGTTTCCGTTATTGCTTCCGTTATAGGTAATCACCCATTGCTGAGTACCGGAACTATTATATTTAATAACGAGCCAGTCCATGTAAGGTCCGGCAACAGTAGTATAGCCACAGACATAAACATTTCCCGATGCATCGGTTTCAACATTTTTTCCTTCATCCTGAAGGTTGGAAGAACCATTGTAGGTTTGAGCCCAAAGCTGGTTTCCGGCGTTGTCATATTTTATGACCACCAGGTTTTCAAAGTTGGAGGATCCTTTTTCTTTTCCTGTAACGTACAGATTTCCTGAGGCATCCAGCCAAAGATCAGCAGCTCCGTCGTTATCGTTACCGCTGCCATTGAATGTGCGTGCCCATACCTGGGTGCCGTTGATATCGTATTTCACGGTAACAATATCCAGATTGCCCTGGCTTCCCAGGCTGGTGCCGGTAACATACGCGTTGCCTGCCGCATCAATGGTCATATCGGCAACCTGGTCTGTATTGTCGGCCTGCCCGTTGTAGGTTACAACCCAGTCAACAGGTATTGTCTGTGAGAAGAGAGTGCTTTGAGAAAAAAGAAAGAGAAAGAATAAAGAGCGTGTAATGAGCTTCATGGTTCAGGGATTAGGTTTAGTTATATCTGACTCTTCTTTCATTTTATTGGCTTCCTGTTCAATTTCCCGTTTGATTCCGTTGGCGGCATCTTTGAATTCCCGCATCCCTTTTCCGAGTCCGCGGGCGAGGTCAGGAATCTTTTTCGATCCGAAGAAAATAAGAAAGACAAATGCAATGAGTAGCAATTCGCCGGTTCCGATTCCTTCCAGTATAAGAAACGTGTGAGCGAACTGCATAGGGCAAAGATAAAAAAAACCCGCACCTTTCGGGAGCGGGGTGTAAAGTGGCAGAGCTCCTTTATTCTTTTTTCTTGCGGTCAAAGTCAATCACCACGGGGGTGGCAATGCAGAGGGAGGAGTAGGTTCCGATCACAATTCCGATCAGAAGAGCGAAGGAGAATCCGCGGATAACTTCGCCCCCGAAGACGAATATGGCTACAAGAACAATGAATGTGGTTAATGAGGTAATGAGTGTACGGCTGAGTGTGGCATTGAGTGCGTAATTGATGAGTTTCTTTCTTTCCTCACCGGCTTCGTCTTTTTTGCCTCCGGACAGGAATTCCCGGATACGGTCAAAAACCACTACCGTATCGGTCATCGAGTAACCCATTACAGTAAGAATGGCCGCAACAAAGTGCTGGTCGATTTCAAGTGCAAACGGAAGCAGGCCGTCGAAGATGAGGTAACAGGCAAGTACCACTGCAACGTCGTGGAAAAGCGCGACCGTTGCACCGAGTCCGTACTGCCATTTTTTGAACCGAAGCAAGATATACAGGAACATGACCGCGCAGGAGAAAATGATGGTGAGTACAGATGCATTTCGGATATCGCGCGAAATGGTTTCTCCGACTTTTGTCTGGGATTCAAGATGGTCTTCCAGGATAAAGCCGGGCACTACTTTGCCAATACCCTCTTCCAGTTTTTTCTCTACGTTCACAGATGCTTCCTTGGACGGGTCACTGATGAGGTAGGACGTGGTGATGCGCAGCTGATTGTCTTCGCCGTACGTTTTGATTTCCGGCTTCTCTCCATCGAAGGACGCAGTGAGGGGGCTGATCAGGTTTTCTGTTGGAACCGGCTGTTCAAAGCGGATCACATAGGAGCGGCCTCCTTCGAAATCAACACCCAGATTGAATCCGCCTTTCTTCGCATACATGAATACTCCGGTGGCAATAATCAGGGCACTGAGGATGTAAAAGTACTTTCTGTTTCCTACAAAGTTGATATTGACACCCTTCAGAACGCCTTTCGAAAGGTTGTTCCAGAATGTGATATCCATTTTCCGGCGATCCATGGCTTCGAAAATAAGCCGCGTAATAAACAGTGCACAGAAAAGAGAAGAGAGAATACCAATGATGAGCGTAATGGCAAATCCCTGAACGGGTCCTGTTCCGTAGGCCGCCAGAATTATTCCGAGAATGATGGTGGTGATGTTTGAGTCCAGAATGGAACTGAGTGCACCTTTGAAACCATCTTTGATGGCGAGGCTCTGACCTTTGCCCTGACTTAATTCTTCCCTGATTCTCTCAAAGATGAGCACATTCGCATCTACGGAAAGACCAATTACCAGCACGATACCCGCAATACCGGGCAGGGTGAGCACGGCACCATAGGAGGCAAGTACACCCACGATGAAGAACATGTTGGCAAACAGAGCAATGTCGGCTACCATTCCGGCTTTGTTATAGTAGATCACCATGAAGAACAGGATGAGAAGAAGCGCGATCACGAACGAAAGAAAACCTTTTCGCATGGCTTCGGCACCCAGGGTGGGTCCAACAATACTTTCTTCAACGATATTGGCTGCGGCAGGAAGTTTACCTGCAGACAAAATGTTTGCAAGATCTTCCGCCTCACGGATCGTGAAGTTTCCGGTAATGGAGGAGCTTCCCCCGCTGATCTGATTCTGTACCGTAGGGGCCGAATACACAATATTGTCAAGAACAATAGCAATCTCAGATCCAATGTTGCTCTTTGTAATCACAGACCACTGGCTTGCGGCCTCGGTAGTCATATTCATTGTTACGCTGGCATATCCGCCGCCGCCCTGGTCAAAATCAACCTTGGCTTTTGTGATAATATCGCCGGAGAGCGCGGCATTTCCGTTGCGGTCGGTAATTTTTATTGCATACAGCGGCAGGATACCGGTTCCTTTTTTATTCTCTTTTCCCCAGAGGAATTTGATATTAGAAGGAAAAAGACGCGACACCCTCTCCATGCGGAAATAGGACATGATCTTTGAGGTGTCGTTCGGACTGGCATACCCGATGATCGGACCTTCTGCCGGTTCGTTCTTATCATCCAGACTGTACAGCATAATGGAGAAGAGCGGATTCTCCTTGCGCATCAATTCCAGTGAATCGGCACGACTCATTGTGCCGGAGTCTTTGTTTGTGGTGTCTGTAGAAAGAAGAGAGGCCAGTGCGTTCGTGTCCGGTTGCTTCAGGCTGTCTGGATTTTTAGAATCTTCTTTTTTTGCAGTTACCGATTTGGTTGTGTCCGGCGCAGTTACCTTGCCGGTGTCCGCAGCGGTACTGTCCTTTGTACTCAGTTCCGGATGCAGAATGTTCTTCAGCTCAACGTTGGCGTCCACCAGCTTGAAGAAAATACCATCTTTTTTATTGATGTCTCCGCGATTGCTGAATGTTTCCCAGAATTCGAGATTTGCGCTTCCCTGCAGGAGTTTTCTGACGCGTTCCTTCTCCGTAACACCGGGCAACTCAATCAGGATTCGTCCCGAGGCTTCCAGCTTCTGGATATTCGGCTGCGTTACACCAAAGCGGTCAATCCTTGCACGCAGCGTGGTCTCGGCTGTTTTAATGGAATTGGTAACGGTTTCCCGGATAAGTGCCAGTACGTCTTCATCCTTTGTATTTGCATCTACTTTTCCCTTGAGTTCGATGGTACGGAAGTAAAATGAAATGTTGTTCTTGGTGTCCAGTTTTTTAAGCTCTTCCCCGAATAAGGTGGCAAAATCGCGGGCGTCCGTTTTTTCTGCCTTCCGGGCGTTTTCCAGGGCTTTCAGAAGCACAGGATCATCCTGCCGTGAACTCATTCCTTTGATCAGATCGGGAACAGAGATCTCGAGTGTTACGTTCATTCCGCCCTTGAGGTCAAGACCAAAATTGATCTCCTTCTCCTTGCAGTCGAGATACGTGAAACCCAGGTATACCTCCTGGTTCTTCAGCGAATCGAGGTAACGGCCGGTTCGTGCTTTTTGTACCGAGTCGAGATAACGATCGGCTTTTTTCTGATCTCCGCCGGCGTATGTACCTGCGGCAGTTTTAATGTCAGAGCGGTTGGAATAGCTCACCCCGGCGGTTTTAGCGTCATCTTCAATTCCCACCACAATCCAGGTGAACGATAAATAGAACAAGCAGACAAGAAACAACAGTGCTGTAAAAAGTCTGATCAAACCCTTGTTTTGCATATTAATTCTTACTTAGATAGTTATTAATCAGAGAGTTAAATTAGTCTCCCAAAAAAGGACTGCAAATATAGTACTTTCTTCCGTTCACCGCTTTCGGAATGTCCTAATCCTCAGGCTAAAATCGTTGCGAATGCCCCGTATTCCTGCTATCTTTGTTGATCCCCGCGCATTACACTTTTTAAGTTTCCTCGTTATGAAGACACTGTTTATCGGTATTTGTCTGATTCTCACAACTTTAGAATTGTTTTCACAATTACCATTTCGTCGGGCTGACTCGGTGAAAGTGTTTCGCAACAGCGCCCAACTTTCCAATCCCTGGGTTGGGGGGCACAATTTCGTTCAGTTTTCAGACATTGACTTGAACATGGACGGCATCAAGGATCTTTTTGTGTTCGACCGTACCGGAAATAAAATCACCACTTATCTGAACACGGGTACACCCAACGCCGTTTCATATGTTCACAAGCCGGAATATGAGAAGCAGTTTCCGATCATGACAAACTGGGTTTTACTGCATGATTACAACGGAGACGGCAAGGAGGACATTTTTCATTTTAACGGCGCCGGTTTCGCGGTTTGGAAAAATACGTCCACTGTGTCGGGGCTGCAGTTCCAGAACATCACCTGGCTGGCCATGTCAGAGTACAGTCCGAATAACTGGGTGAATTTATATGTTTCTCCTGTGGACATTCCTGCGCTGGTGGATGTGGATAACGACGGCGATACCGATGTTCTTACTTTTTCAATTAACGGTATATCGGTAGAATATCATAAGAATCGCGCCGTTGAACTATCTATGAGTCCGGACAGTCTGAAGTTTCAGTACATCACCGGCAATTGGGGTGATTTCACTGAGAATCCGAGCAATTGCGGAATCAATCTCCAGCGTCAGAATCCTCATCTTCCAACACCGCAGCATGCCGGTTCATGTCTGCTTTGTCTTGATTTTGATAACGACAATGACCAGGAGCTGATTTTAGGCGATATTTCCTGCTGTAACATGACGATGCTAACCAACGGTGGTGATTCAGCCAATGCCGATATGGTAACGGTAGATGCTTTATTTCCGTCCAGCTCTATGTCAGTTGAT of Bacteroidia bacterium contains these proteins:
- the gldE gene encoding gliding motility-associated protein GldE, whose amino-acid sequence is MIFFSACLSAAEVALFSLGPKETEELNEKHPVSAEKVRELLGRPKMLLATMLIGINLVNISTILASTYLFNSLFDFSDRPLLGFLIQVVGVTFILLLLSEVIPKVYSNFKSVQVAHRLVHVVGIMEKIFYPLSRILLYSSWITERLVKAKPRTLSVEELSEALELTTNKETPETEKKLLRGIVRFGKMDVKQIMKPRPDMVCADQNMDFQKLMQFILSSGFSRMPVYKDSVDKIVGILYIKDLLAYLDREPEFNWQTLVREPFFIPESKMIDDLLREFQGKKIHMAIIVDEYGGTTGLVTLEDIIEEIVGEINDEFDVEDVIYSKLDDFSYVFEGRVQLNDLCRILNLESDLFENVKGDSDTLAGFLLEYTGRIPKKGDVLTYKTLQFTIESADNRKIKRIKITLSS
- the ssb gene encoding single-stranded DNA-binding protein encodes the protein MAGVNKVILLGNLGKDPEVRTLSEGVKVANFPMATSETYKDKTGQRVEQTEWHNIVLWRSLAEVAEKYLRKGTQIYLEGRLRTRSWGEEGNKKYITEIVGENFTILSRKRDEDPTSKSEPNPNQSSPNTTGNNAEDLPF
- a CDS encoding DUF2851 family protein — protein: MNEQILYAAWEHRWYKAGPLRTTCGESLEILRAGVRNEHSGPDFSDARIRIGNTLWAGNVEMHVKSSDWEQHGHRTDASYNNVVLHVVFEHDKDIFTKAGTKIPALELKEMLDPDLLRECLEFTHRSGWLQCSGRLKEVSPVKWTLWLERLAVLRLEEKVEVIRQRLQQTNNDWEETLYRTLASAYGFRVNSPPMEMLAGAIPWKILRRYAGNSLVYESILYGAAGMLNGFFADEYPRKLQNEFIFFRMKHELNILPEATWKLMRLRPRNFPTIRISQFARMLSSHPHLLEEIQTLDDPECVTGIFTEAASDYWKEHYLFDRVAGRISPAMGWESASLLLINAVVPFLFLYGKEKGDQRFTERAMRFLEHTGAENNSAMRAWKEHGVKPHNALQSQALLHLKGRYCSEARCLSCSVGIGLLSSRKPLSA
- a CDS encoding twin-arginine translocase TatA/TatE family subunit is translated as MQFAHTFLILEGIGTGELLLIAFVFLIFFGSKKIPDLARGLGKGMREFKDAANGIKREIEQEANKMKEESDITKPNP
- the secDF gene encoding protein translocase subunit SecDF translates to MQNKGLIRLFTALLFLVCLFYLSFTWIVVGIEDDAKTAGVSYSNRSDIKTAAGTYAGGDQKKADRYLDSVQKARTGRYLDSLKNQEVYLGFTYLDCKEKEINFGLDLKGGMNVTLEISVPDLIKGMSSRQDDPVLLKALENARKAEKTDARDFATLFGEELKKLDTKNNISFYFRTIELKGKVDANTKDEDVLALIRETVTNSIKTAETTLRARIDRFGVTQPNIQKLEASGRILIELPGVTEKERVRKLLQGSANLEFWETFSNRGDINKKDGIFFKLVDANVELKNILHPELSTKDSTAADTGKVTAPDTTKSVTAKKEDSKNPDSLKQPDTNALASLLSTDTTNKDSGTMSRADSLELMRKENPLFSIMLYSLDDKNEPAEGPIIGYASPNDTSKIMSYFRMERVSRLFPSNIKFLWGKENKKGTGILPLYAIKITDRNGNAALSGDIITKAKVDFDQGGGGYASVTMNMTTEAASQWSVITKSNIGSEIAIVLDNIVYSAPTVQNQISGGSSSITGNFTIREAEDLANILSAGKLPAAANIVEESIVGPTLGAEAMRKGFLSFVIALLLILFFMVIYYNKAGMVADIALFANMFFIVGVLASYGAVLTLPGIAGIVLVIGLSVDANVLIFERIREELSQGKGQSLAIKDGFKGALSSILDSNITTIILGIILAAYGTGPVQGFAITLIIGILSSLFCALFITRLIFEAMDRRKMDITFWNNLSKGVLKGVNINFVGNRKYFYILSALIIATGVFMYAKKGGFNLGVDFEGGRSYVIRFEQPVPTENLISPLTASFDGEKPEIKTYGEDNQLRITTSYLISDPSKEASVNVEKKLEEGIGKVVPGFILEDHLESQTKVGETISRDIRNASVLTIIFSCAVMFLYILLRFKKWQYGLGATVALFHDVAVVLACYLIFDGLLPFALEIDQHFVAAILTVMGYSMTDTVVVFDRIREFLSGGKKDEAGEERKKLINYALNATLSRTLITSLTTFIVLVAIFVFGGEVIRGFSFALLIGIVIGTYSSLCIATPVVIDFDRKKKE